TGTTACTCCGTGAGTTTGAGAAGTACTGGATTTACCTAAAAACTCACCTATCCAATCTGTATTTCCCAGTAATGGATTGGTATTTGTCCCATTTCTAATTGCATTGATCTGCGATTTATTGTAGGTTAAAGGGTTAGGGTCCTGGTCCGTGCTAATCCTATATTCATTATCCATTTCTTCTGCTCTCGAAAACCACTCCATGTAATCAGGGCCATCTAAAAACTTAGGAAAACGTGTGTTTGAATTGACCATAACGGCGCCATCATAACTGATGCTTGGTTGTTGCGCCTTCCCCCTTTTGGTGGTCACCAATATGATCCCATTTGCGGCCTGTATCCCATAAACAGACAGGGCTACTGCATCTTTTAAGATAGAGATACTTTCAATTTCATTGGGATCTAATTGAGCAAATGGGCGCTCAACACCATCAACAATGGCAATTGGTCCCTGACTTCCCTGATAAGAAGAGGTTCCCCTGATCCTAAGCGTGGCATCATCTGCTCCCGGCCGGCCGGATTGCTGCAAGGTTGTAATCCCGGGTAACCTTCCCGATAGCATATTGGTAATGTTCATGGTTGGCATCTGCTTCAAATCCGCACTGCTGATCTGTGCTACCGCCCCAATTACATTTCGCCTCTTTTGTGTACCATATCCAACTACAACCACCTCTTCAAGACCTTTATTAGCCTCAAAAAGTGTAACATTGATTAATGTATTGTTATTTACTTCGACTTCTTTATTTAGATAGCCGATATAGCTAAACACAAGTGTTTCATCCCCCTTGGGAAGTTTAATCACAAATTCACCATTGCTATTTGTACTCACGGCTAATGTACTTCCCTTAACTTTAACGCTTACACCAATCAATGGAAGTCCTTTTTCGTCCAATACCCGTCCGCGTACATCAACGATCGCAAAATAGCCAAGCACTTTGTCCAATACAGAAACATCCTTTTCCTTTACAATTACCGTTTTATTTTCTATCCGGTAACTCAGTGGCTGGTCCTTAAAACAAATCATTAAAGCTTTGTCCAGGCTCACGTTGTTCAGGTTTAAGTTAACCGGCTTTGCATCACTCATTAGCTTGTCGCTATAAAAGAAATCATAACCGGTTTGCATTCTGATTTCTTTAAACACATTTACCAATGCAGCATTGCTATACTTTAAGGTTACATTTTGGCTATAAGTGCTTGCGCTAAGGTGTAAAATTGTGGTTGTTAGTAATACTACAATTAGTTTGACCCTCATAATAATCTGTCGTTTGATTGTTGGGTTCATCCCCTTTAACGGGTTCATAATCAACAAAAAGTTGGCTACGCAAGCCGGTGGCCGACATAGGCTTTTAATGTAAAATTTCATACATTTGAATCTGTTTAAATCTATGAAGTGCTTACTTTACAAGGGGAAACACTTCATATCGTTCATTAATTAATTGGTTACACCATACCCAAATCTTTGGGTTTAATGGATAAGTATTAAACAATTACCGGGGGTGTTTCCAGCACTTCCGGTAAATTTAATTTTGCTATAATGACGGTTTATGTACTGTTTTTGTAGTCTTTTTTCATCTTGTTTGTTTGGTTAAGTTTTGTTTTGTTTTGTTTATTTCATTACAATTACCTTTTTGCCAGTAATATCGAACTTAAGCCGTCCGGCAGATTGCATAATTTTTAGTACTTCTGAAATGTTCTTAGATCTGGAAACAAAACCACTATAGGTTTGATTCTGATCCACTTCTTTATCATATTCAACCGTTACATCATACCAGCGTGATACTTTTCTCATGATACCTGCAAGGCTTTCCTTCTTAAACATAAAATCACCATTTTTCCAGTCCATAACCTGTTCTATATCGGCAATCGCCACCTTTATATCACCATGCGTTGAGCTTGCCTGTTCACCGGGACTAATGATTGTTGATAGCTGATGCAGTACCACACCAGCTTTCCCATTTTCATAGCCCACTGGTGCTGTTTTAACCGATCCCTCCAATAGTGTGGTGACGGATTTTTGCTCATCTGCATAGCTATTGATGTTAAAATGCGTGCCCAACACTTCAATTTCCTGCTTATCCGTTCTTACAATAAAAGGGTGCTTTTTATCTTTGCTAACCTCAAAATAGGCCTCCCCCTTAAGTTCAACTCTACGTTCAGGAATATTTGTAAATCTTTCGGAGAATTTAATAGAAGATGCTGCGTTTAACCAAACTCTGGTACCATCAGGCAGTATAACCTGGTGTTGACCACCTTTAGGTGTTTCAATTGTATTATAGGCTTCCTTCGTGCCCGA
This is a stretch of genomic DNA from Candidatus Pedobacter colombiensis. It encodes these proteins:
- a CDS encoding FecR family protein, with the translated sequence MMQHNDAESLLKKYQSGSCSPAEQKMVEDWLTYGEARTFDLTEKELDEDLKDLQIRVSRIPVVKRISLWPRIAVAAAVLLTLGIGFYFYPKFKNDNDITVIAAHKDIPCGKNKAILTLANGAKISITDALNGELVKESGVVISKTSNGQLVYQVTDKTAVSGTKEAYNTIETPKGGQHQVILPDGTRVWLNAASSIKFSERFTNIPERRVELKGEAYFEVSKDKKHPFIVRTDKQEIEVLGTHFNINSYADEQKSVTTLLEGSVKTAPVGYENGKAGVVLHQLSTIISPGEQASSTHGDIKVAIADIEQVMDWKNGDFMFKKESLAGIMRKVSRWYDVTVEYDKEVDQNQTYSGFVSRSKNISEVLKIMQSAGRLKFDITGKKVIVMK